Below is a genomic region from Leishmania mexicana MHOM/GT/2001/U1103 complete genome, chromosome 20.
TTCTTCGCATGAGGAGCTTTCCATCCCACATACCCTCCCGCTTCTTGTTTCGTTTCCCTTTGTCGACATGTATGACCTCCTTTGCCTCTGACTCTTAGTCTCTCATCTGTGCAGTTCAAGTCGGTCGCCTTTACGGGGTCGGCACAGTAGAGGGTGAGGGCCCCGAGTAGGCTTCTCTCACCACATcgctcccccttttttccctctATTGTTTCGTTTACTGTTTCAAACCCATCTCCAGCCCGCTCTtgcgctctcgctcgcttgctctctacgtgtttttttttttgtttagTGCAGACACTCACGCACGGAGCCGCGAGTGCGCTCGTTGCAGCTCACATTTGCCCAGCAGCACTGAATTAACACGAAAAGAGCCAAGGGTTTGCCTTCATCACAACAGAGGCAGACGCTCCTCGGCGGAGTGAGCGTGTTGCACATACGCAACAGCAAGCCGGCGAACATTGCGTCGTGCACCCGatgatgtgcgtgcgtccaGGCTGGCACATACCTTGGTGGTGCCTCTTTCTGTTGCCGTGCCAGCCGTCGAATGACATTCTGCTCAGATGCCCGTCTCTCCTGCTCTGTGTGCATAACCCGGCGCCCCCCTCACtcgactcctcctcctcagaATACACTGTGTCTTCTCTTCCTACTGTCTCATCTTGCCCGTCTCTTTGCACCAAACGCCGGCAGGCTTCCGATTAGGCGCACACGTTCAGTGTCTCAACCCGTACACACAGCTGTAGTTGCtttctcccttcctccttcaCCAGTGTGCAGAGTGTCTTGTGCCTGGCTGCCTGCTCACCGCActgctcttttttttattcTCCACCTGCGACACCGAAGCGCGCACAAGTACATGCACTCAAGGCTTGTATGTGCGTAACTTGTACTTGTGCATCTTTATTGCTATGAGCAAACCACTTTCCTCCTTGCTTCTCGCAATAGACTATTTCTCTCGCTTTGCGCACCGTTCTCCGTCCTTGTGTTCTTCACATATCACTCACTACTTCTCGTCCGTGGTGCTCGCCTTGCCCCGTTCACTTCCCCCATCTCCCCGCCTCGCCTCATCTCGCCAGATTTCCACGGCGCTCAACTCGGCGGGTGCACTATCTTGTGGGGTACGTTTCTTCTTTCTCTGgcgacgccagcgcctctCTGCCGTACTGCGGGCCGTGTTGTTCTGCGTCGTGTATCTGGAACCTGAACCCGCTGTTCGCCAAGCATAGGAAGCCACTCCTGCACACTCTCTTACGTTCTTCACTGCTCTCTTCTGTTTTTCATTTTGTGAAGTGGATCTTTATCCGATTCTCGAATTCTCGCGAAACGGCACCGTTTTCATCTCGTTTCTCCTTCTTCTGGCCGCTTTGGCTCGGGCTCTTCAGtggcgtgtctgtgcctgcgtcccccctttcccagcaccgccaccgcctccatctcctccgcccccccctgTGTATCCGTCTTGTTCTCGCTGAACGAGGGGGcccttgtgcgtgtgtgtgtgtgtgcgtcagTGGGAAAATATTCTTGCTGTTGGTTTCTCTTCTTTCCTCTCATTTTCACTCCACGATCTTGGACGCGATGACCTGATTACCCACACATCTCACTCGCGCTGCACGGGCAACCCCTCGTCAGGTGTCGATGGGTGCCCTCCCTTTGTGTCTCCTTCAGAGCGAGAAGTCGTGGCTTCTCTGTGCACAGGCACGTGTTTTTTCGCGGGCCCCGTCCGCTGGGCACACCCAGCTCTCTCAGAGGCGTGCGGATTCATTAGAAGGCGGAGTGCCCCTGCCGCCACACACTCATGGCAGCGTCTCCCACCTGTGGAGGCACATGCGGGCAAGCCATCCATGcacgccctctccccactGCCGGCGACATGGACGGGAGTGGAAGATGAAGATGGCGAGTCCATCCCCCCAGACAACAGCGCCGTCATGACGCGGGCCCCAGGATCCGAAAACGCGagcagtgcgcgcgcgcgctggcaAGCACAGCTGGTATGGTGTATCACACGCAAGCAGGGCATGCAGAAGTGAGAAGGGAAGGCGTGGGGAACGTAAAGGTCGCGAAGGGATGCATGCGAATCAATCCCGCaccgcgcgtgcgtgcggggtATGCGGCGCCGCCTACATTCCGACCGGCTGTGCTGATGCGGCACAGATGCCGGAGGCATGACGAGAGCACCGCGAATCAAATTATCGAGTCGGCCACACCTCAATGTGGAGAGTCGCAACACCACGGTATtggatgccgcggcttgaggcgaCGGCGGGCGGGACATAGCACGCAGGcagggtgcgtgtgcagggTGTCGGAGGGTCCCGACCTGAGAGGCCGGCCGACCTCCCTCTCGAGCCCATCTGGCGTGCGCCTAGACCACACATCCCTGTTATTCCGCACGGCTGACGCCGCTGTgtccgccctcgagcagggcCCTGGACCGCGGCGTGCTTTGGGTGGAGGCGTGCAGTGCAGCTGGGCCCGCGTGGCGCCGGTCTCTCAGCACGCACCCGAAGGAGGGACGAGGGCGGACAAAGGGAGCCGGTTGGTCGCATGGCCCGACTCGACGGCAGGCGACTTGTGCCAGACACCCAGGAGTGAGCCGCAGTGCACGAGCGGCAGGAGCAGTGTGGCTGTGcatgcgcctgtgcgtggaCTTGCTCGTGCTGGAGGGACACGTTGGCAAAAAGGAACAACAAACTCTTCTCATCTACACTTCTTCTGGCTTTATCATGCTACTCTTAATATTGTCAAACAACACCCCAACAGTGACAATATTCTGCATCATCAGACACTCACATAAGCACACCTCTGGTTGTGTTTTTTGAATCTTCTCCTTTGCCTCGCCTTCATGTTGAGGCTGCACGGTGTCTGAGTCTTTGTGTGCGCATCTCCCGATAGCCATCTGCTGAGGTCCGGTGAGCGATAGCAGCGAAcacttttttttgctgttctTTAGCCCATTGCTCATTGTGCGCTGATCGGACGACACACTGCGTGCGTAGGAGCAGAGAAAAACGAGCTGTTGTGTGGCAGGATTCCGTCAGTATCGCGCTGCCCACTCTGTCCTCTGTCGGTCACTCATGTAGATCTCCCTTCAAAGGCGGcgaaacacgcacacaggggTCTCATCTCGTTGGGCGCATCCGGCATCGTCCTAGGCCactcgcgcagctggagggagCGGCGATAAGAAACACgaaaaacaacgaaaaagaaacgaagaAAAGGCATCGCAGCGTACCATATcgcctccctttttttcgttttgtttgCGGAGACAAGCGGAGAAGCTGGCCAGCATCATGACTGTCAAAACCGCATCAGAGATGTCGCTGCTACCATATGGTGAGCATCAAGGCAGCTTCCGCGGTGTTGTGGCGTGCTCTAACCGCGATGACGGCTACTTCAGCGGCGAGAACAACTACGTGGGCACGTCAATCTACACCGGGTTTCGCTACCAATGCGTGGAGTACGCGCGCCGATTTCTGCTGCTGACGACCGGCTGCGTCTTTGCGAACTGCGGCAGAGCCAGCGAGATCTACGCGATGGATTACATCACACACGTGGAGACGGGGGCACTGTACACTCTCCATCACCACAACAACGACGGCACAGCAACGCAGAAGCCGGCGCCGGGTGACATCATAATCTACCCTTACCACCCAGAACTAACGCCGTGGGGCCACGTCGGTGTCATATCCTTCGTTGACGATAACCGCGTCGGCATCGCAGAGCAGAACCACTACTTTGGCGCTTTCACCTCGCCAAATGAGTCGTACCTCGACGGTGAGCGGTGCGTCGCACGGTACACCACGCTCACCTTCGACGAGGCGACCAAGACATGGCGCATCGAGGAACCTGGATCGATGCCGAGTGCCGTGGGTTGGCTGTCGTACCCTGATGCCCCGACTCGCGAGCAGATTCACTCGCCATTCACGCCGCTTCCCTGCGCGATCAAGGTGCGCTCGACACCATTCCACCAAGACGACCATCCTTTCCTCACACACTACCACCTCTACGACGGCTTTGAGATCCCCAGCGGATGTGTGAGGCACGCGTACGGCATGCGAAACGGCACCGCCGAAACGTTGGTAGGTGCgacaagcgccgccgctcgcgtGCTGCGGTTTACACTTCATCTTCTCTTCCAtcgcggccgcctcggccCTGCCTTTCGCGCGTTGCCCACGAACCCGCTGAATGCCACACTGCCGGAGGGTGCGGGTGCAGGCACAGAGGTGTGCCGCGAGGTGGACGCACTCTTCAAAGTGCTCGCCGAGGAAGATGTCGTCAACGCCACCGAGACGACCCCCGACGTGCTGCGGAAGGCTGTGGCAACGTACTTCAACATCCCACTCGAGTGGGTGATGGCCATGGAGCGGGACTTCGCGAAAGGGGAGACACACATGGCAGCGGTCGTCAGCTTCTACCCAAACATTGTGACAGACTCGGCCGCCCTGGAGACATTTCGTGCAACACGCAAGAATGCGGGgacagaggcggcgccggctgctgGGACGGTGCCGCAGACCACAGCCAACGCCAGTACCCCCGTCGCCGAAGAGCCCCTCACCGTGAGCTACCCAGGCACTGTCGAGGAGTTCCCGGTCAAGAACCCTCATGATGAGGCGTGGTGCCTGGCAAAGGTGAATTTCGGCAGTGCGCGCGTCATGACAGAACTATCGCAGCTCAGTAAGGTGACAAAAGAGCTGACGGAGAGGATTTCGCTCATGACACCATCCATGCGCTCCTTCATCTCCACGCAGTATCGCATGGACTTTGCGGGCTACCTCAAGGTCGTTGAGGCCGTCTACGGCCCTCGCACGGGCTTCACGATTGTCGTGAGCGATGACCAACCGATGGACGACTTGCTGCGGGAGCTTGTCATGACTGTGCAGAATTTGTGCGAGCTCGTCGAGTACCCGGTCCGCGTTGTGAATGAGAAAGACCTAACGTTTGTGAATGGCATGCTGCACGCCACTCCATCAGCGGCCTCTCCAGAGGCGGGCAGCCAAACGACCAACATCGCGCCTAGCGAGGCATACGACGTGGACTTTGTGTATGCGCTGTGCGAATGGCCGCGCATCTTGACGTGCAAAGAGGCAACCCACGCTGCCCTGTaccgcgccgctgtggaCCCAACGTCGGATGTTGTATTTGCGAAGCCGCTGTGGTCGCACCTCTGCTCTGGTGCGATGAACGTTAGCGACGACGCAGAGAGGGCGCACCACACTCACTCGCCGCGCTCCACGTCGGTGCGCTTTTTCGatgtgtgccgccgcctgtATCTGCTGGCATCGccgaagcagcagccgacAACATGGGATTTGGAAGTATCCGAGTACAAGGATAGCTGCCGCCGCATTCACGTCAACGCCGAGACGGTGCCGATGCACTCTCCAGCCCACCTCAACGCCGACTCCCTCATGATCAATCTAGCGGGGAGCTGCTTCATGGGACACATCGGCGGTACACTGCGTTCTGAATCGGAGAACACCGACATCCACGTCGGCCACCCCGCTTCCCTCATGTTCATGTTCCCCGCCGACTAGCGACACCAGGCGAGTGATCCCCAGACGACGAGAGCAGAGTTTGCCGCGACATGGGGGCGGGGGACGTGGTCGCAGCGTGGCTATGTCGCTGCTGACACGACTTGTCCAGTGACCTCGGCTTGTGAGCCTAGGTTTGGCGTTTGGTGTGTTTCTACATGTGCAGGTGCTGAGtgagtgaggaggaggcggaggggacCCATGCACGGGCAGAAGGACACGGGCACGCAGAGGTGGacggaggcagagagcgaggtCACATCTCCGCCCTTTTACCATCTTctcaccctcaccctccaTAGGAATCTGTGGTTTCCTGCTGACAGTCGGTGTCTACTTTTCTCTACAAGACACCGTGACACTTTCCATTTGGTGCCCCGGACGCCGTTTTCTCTTGCCCACGCCGTGGAGCGCCCCTCCATGGTGCGAGTGATATGTGGCTGGCGCGTGTTGCTCCGATTGGCGCTCGATTATGTTGGAGAGCCCTGTCGGTGGTTCTCGCTCCTGGGCCCGGAAAACGGATCGGGCGCCAGACCGACGAGATGCATGCAGCCTATCCTACTGCTGGTGCCACGCGTTCACGGTGCAACACCACCGTAAGTCACCGCCCATCCTCCTTCCAtaggagggtgggggtggaggcgTACACCAGTGCTTTTCCGAGCAAAGGAGTTTGCTCACCCACATCATTCATCACTCTATTTTCCCTCTCCCGTCTCGTTTTCAGCCGCACGCAAACGCCGAGAATGTCTGCAACGGCTGAGCCGACTACGGGCGGCTCCAGCTTCTACCTCGGCACGAACCCGTCGCCGCAGGCGTTCGCCAAGTATGCCAAGAAGCACAACATCTTTCTTCATCCGGATGTGGCGTTTCTGGTCCCAACCAAGACAATGGGCATGGGCTTGTTTGCCGCCCGCCCGCTTCACGCCGGCACCGTGGTGATTAGCTGTCCCGAGACCTCCGGGGTGTCCCCATATATGAAGGAAGTGGCCACCTCGCCGTGTGTGGCCGCCCTGCATGCAAGTCCAGCTGCTATGGAGGATGCAGCACTTTTTGATGCCCTGGTGCTCATGGCGGAGCTAGCCCGAGAAAACTCGCTGTGGCGACCGTGGCTGGAGGTCTGCCCACGCATGGCACATCACTTCTTCGACCTATCCTCCGCTCAAGCGGCTGTGCTAGGTGTGGAGAGTGTGGTGGAGGGCTGGAAGGGCGCTAATTTGGAGGCTTCTCGCGCAGTCCCGGACACCACCGTCGTTGCCTCAGCCACGTTGGGGTTGGCTGGTGTCACTGGTGTGGCACAGGCACTTGGTGAGCTGCGCGTGATGCAACGATGGACCACTGCTCAGGCTATCATGGCAGCCTTCCCGGATATATGGCCCGCCCACAAAGTCTCCTTCGGGCTCTTTTCCGAGGCGCTCTCGCAGGTGCTCTCCCGCAACTTTCACCGCGAGGAGCTTCCTGGGCGAGAAGGCCCCTACCTTCTGCCCGGCCTCGACATCTTAAACCATTCCTTTGCCGCCAACACCGCCTTCGAAgtccgcggcggtggccgcaaacacgccaccgcctttACCGTTGTCACCACTCGCGCGGTGCAGAAGGGCGAGCAGGTGTATGGCTGCTACGGCCGCATCGGGGCTGCACGTTTTGCCGTCGAGTTTCAGTTTGTGACCAAAGCGGTGCTGCGAAACGACCTAGTGCGCTGCTCGGCCGCGTCGCTTGCTACGGTGGCGACGGTACGGCAATACTGGAAGGCCGCAAGGGAGACCCCTGGGTGCACCGTGGACTCGTCGGCGATTACCGCGTACCTGCAGCGTTGCTCCGATGGCGCTGCATTGGCGACAGGAACAGAGACAGTGACGTGGAAGCAGGCCTTTTTTGGCGGCGACTCCGCGGCAGACGTCGAGACGCATCGCAAGGAGATGGAGCGGCGAGTcgagcgactgcagcgtCTGGGTATCTTGTACGACGAGGGGCTTTACCTTGTGCGGCCATACGCGACGTGGGAAGCGGAAGAGGCTGCTGAGCCGGCGCCCACCTTTCGTTGGAGTACGCCGACggcgcacgaggaggagattgCTGAGAACCGCCGCGTGCTGGCTGCCACAGTGTATCTCCTCACTGCCACCAAGAGCGTGTACGACGATGTCTATCACCGCGTCACCGCCGACTGGGAGCCACCGGAGTCAGCTCAGAtctccgctgcggtgcgagACTTTTTGCACATCCGAATTGTTGCGGCGCAGTTGCAGCACGATGCAGCGTGTGATGTCTTTGGTGACTCTTCTCGCGATGTGgtgcgccgccagctcgtGCAGGACGTGCTGGTCTCTGAGATGGAGACTTTGCGCTACTACGCTAACCTCTTTGACTGAGCTGTTCCACGTCGCACAAAAAGAGGATGGGCGCTGAGCGGCTTGAAAGGTCaagtgtgcatgtgtgtggggtgcATGCACGTATGCAGGGAACGGAATTGGgaacgggggagggggcggtcTGGTCAtcacttctctcttctcaCAGTCTCTCACCGCGGACATCGGACAAACTCGCTTGTTCTTCCGCTGGCCAATCTCTTACCgttctccttttcttctgAGAATGTCTCCATGACGCGCGGTGCTACGTCTAAACAGTcgaaataataataataaagaAACTGCAAACAACACTGGGCGCATCTACATTGTGCTTGGTAACGGTCGGTGACACTACGCATCCATCGCCCCCTTCTCACTGCTGAGCATCCTGCCGTTGTGAAGCTTTTTTTTACTGCGCCAGGGTCTCTGTGCTGCACTGTGATACGACGTTCACAGCTGCTGTCAGAcagcgacggtggtgctCCATTTTCCCAACTCTGCTCCGCCTGTGCAGTCCACCATGAAAACCTGCAACCGTTCCCTTTATTCCTGCCTTTTTTTATTTCTGCTTCCTCGATTTTGCCCCTCATCTTCTCTCCGTATAGTTCTGCTGATGTCGATGTGGTCTCTGTGTTGATTCGCTGACGCACTCGCATGCCTCTGTACACATATGCAAATATACACGCGAAAAAGTGGGAGAAAAGAACAACGAACGCCACCCCTCGTGTTCCAGGGCGGCTTATACATCTTTCTATCaaggtgcgcacacgcaccatCACACATTACCCATCATCCACACCGTAAAGGGAGCGTGCTTTCACGTAACCGGCTGCgactctttttttttaagAGAACGGAATCGCCATCATCATTCTGTTCGttgcttcctttttttttgagcTTTTTCGCTGCCCGCCGCCTCTGAGGCCTCACCGCGGAATTCACTTCCGGCCCAAACGTTACCTCTTCACGCacaacacacatacacgtagCCAATAACGGTTCTGTAATTTTGCAGAACTTGTCGGAGAGCGCACCGTCTCGCACTCACAACCGTGGGGCGTCTGCGTCTCTCTATCTCTTCCGTCGTTAGCGTTCCACCCCTCGATGGAAGTTTGCGCACTCTTTTTCTTGCGCTCCACGacttcttctctctctctcgctgtaATCTATCCGTGGTTGCCTCTGTGACTTTTTCTGCGTCTCTGCACCTTTGATTCACggtttcttttgttgttgttgttgcgaGGCCAGCGCGagcctttttttgtgtgaCCTTCTCGTTTCATTCTttctcgcccctccccctccccctgtttCACAGACCTGACGCCTCTCttcgtttccttttttccttttggcGTGCTGGTCGCACATCatcgcgctctctccctatatatatatatatatttgtgCTCTTACGGAGCGTGCGCATCTTCACCCCACAGGGCACACGCCTACTATTgacgcacacccacacccacccacccacccacccacccacccacccacacacacacacacacacacacgcacattgTGATATTTTGTTGCGCCGGGAAGCAGAATACCAAAAAGGCAAACCaacaagggagagagagaggtgggcaTCAATACCATAGTCTTGCTCGTGCAGATTTTCGTTGAGGTGATCGGCTGAGCTGGACGGAGCCATGGGCAAACTAACCATCAAGGTTCATAAATGCGAACTCTACCGTCCCGTGAGCAGTGGCAACTGCACCGTCAATccgcgcgccaccgtcgttgtGGACGGCACGTATCGGTTCCAGACAAATATCAAGAAGAACACGTTTAGCCCAGAGTTTCGCGACTCTTTTGTTGTGGGCAACACGCACCGGCTAGCCGTGATTGAGGTGTCCGTCTACGATGTCCAGGAGCCGTCCGGCTTGGTGTTGCCAGGCATTGGCGTCTTGACGGCAAAGCGGGGCTTGGTGCGGGAACCCAGCGGCATCGGCATGGACGAAGGCGAAGGCGCTGGTGCCCTCGCAGCCAGTCCCACAGGGGGTGGTGGCTCCGGCGGCATAAGCAGCGGCACATCATCGTCGTTCAAGGCCCGATTGCCGGTGTTGTTAGGGCGGTGTTACATCTCCATTGAGCGTTTGGTGCACTATGAACGGAAGCGCCGGAAGTACTACCTCGCCACCCCACTTCCACCCTCGTCTGCCACGGCCACGACTGGGAGCAACGTATGTGCGACTCCTGCCAGCGTTGCCGCGAGCGCGATCGCGACCGGCGCGTCCccagcggcgatggtgaGCGACGTTGGTCCCTCGTTTCTGCAGCAAGTTCTTCCGACCGGAATTGCCGGCACAATTACAATCTCTCTCGAGTCCGACTCTCTCGGCGAACCCCCTTCAGAGTTGTGCCTCAACGAGCAACTCGAGGCCGCGTATGTGCGCCGTTTGCGTCGCTTTCTGATGTGCTACGATCAGCCGAAGGTGGCCATGCTGGATGTGATGatggcgcacgtgcgcgacACCACGGAGCTGGGCCCACACAACAACAGTCGCCGCTACAGTAATGGCAACGGCACGGATGCCGTGACGCTGGCGCCCAACAGTGCACATTTGTCACAGAGTAATAAACAGGACCGATCGAGCGCCACGACAGCCACTTCGGGCCCcaccacgccgctgcgccgcggcgccgacaGCGTCACATCGCCAATTGGTCGCACATCAACCCTTCTGATGAACTTGCACGACCAAGTTGACTCACTGATGTGGAATCCGTCGAATAACGGTCCGAACCGCGTCCTGCAGCTCGACCAGAAAGGGATCCCGCCCAGAAACAACGCGACACCCCCTTTTGTCGCCGCTCTCCGAACGCGCACCGTGTGCCTCGGTGACCGTGCGGAGCTGACAGCGGACCTCCCTGATGAGCGAGAAACCTTCGAGGGAATGATGAACCGGCTCTGCGCCGAGTACCACGCGAGCGAGCCGGGCGAATTCCGCGTCGTGTTACGGGTTGAAGGTTGCACGAACATCAACAAGGAAGACTGGAATCAGTCGCTTATCGGGTCCGACGATGTCTTCGTCATTTTCCGCAGTGAGTCGGAAGAGTTTGAGACGAACATGGTGACGCTGCAGAACACCGTCGTTTGGTCGGAGGCGAACACCGTTGCCATGGACGTCGTGAATCCGCATCGCTTCTACGTCACAGTCATATTGATGGGCCGCAGCGGGTCCAAGACGTACGAGATTGGTCGCTGCAACGTtagtgctgcgccgctctccaACGGGTACGTCTCGCGCCGCAACATGTTTCTGTGCATGGCGGAGAGCGTTACGCGAGTGGCGGTGAACGGCGTGGTGCATCTCCTCGTGCGTCCTGTCAACTTCAGCCTCACTCCCTTTGACATGGCGGAGAGCGTTGATGATTTCTACGACCGACTCGGCCGCTTCTTTAGGCGGTACGATCCCCTCCAGCTACCCCTGGTGGATGTGTTGGCGCGGGCCCGCCTGCGTGATCACGACACCTACATGAAGGATCTGGTGGTCCAGTACGGCCGTGAGCCGGGAACTGTGCGCATGCTGGTCGCCGTCGAGTCCCTCATTTCACTGCGCGAGACAGCCGACAGAGATCTCAGCGAGCAGGGCGTTCGCGTCCTGCTCACGatgcgctcctgcagcgtgcgcaccaAGGCGTTTGCTGTTCGCCAGTTCGCGCCTACCAATGTTCGTGAAAATTACGTCTTTGATGTCGTGCGAGAGACCGACCTGATCCGGATTGAGGTGGTGAATGCACGCGACGATAACATCGTATACGGCTGCGCCGACTTCAGCTGCCTCAACACGCAGCGGAGCGTCATGAACAAGCGCGACCTGTACCTGGTTGGTGCAGCTGGGACGCGAGATGCGTATTTCAGCGGCATCGCGCGCGTGAGTCTTTACAGCGATGAAGTGGGCCACAACTACGAGGTGGACATGAAGCTGGAGGACGCCTTTACCGGGCGACTGCGCCGCTACGTGTACCGCCGCATCCCTGAGAGCCTGCACCGTGTGAACCTGGCGGTCGCAACGGTATTCGACATAGAATCCTTCATGGCGCAGCTGGCCGTCGAGTACGGCGATGAGGACCCCACCTACGCTCTCTACTTCACCGTCGTGGGATGCCGTCAACTGCGCTCTGGCTTTGGCGGCATCAACCCTTACGTGGTGGTGCGTGTCGGCATCGACGCCTATAAGACAaagacggcgagggcgaACGAGGAGCCTGACTACTTCGAGTTCTGCGAGTTCTACTACGATCGGCCTGAGGACATGGCCATCACCCTCGTGGTGATGGATCAGGCTGGCATCGGCAGGGACGAGGAGGTTGGCCGTGCGGTGATCCTGCTGGCCAATGTGCAGCCGTCGCGGCAGTACAACGATtggctgccgctcctctccgagaagaagagcggcaAGGTGCGGGAAGTGGGCACGATCGGGTTCAAGTACACCGTGGTCGACCTAAACCTGGTGGACCGCACCCGGGCTCGCCTCATCAAGGAGCAGTACCGTGAGCGTAGCGCATGCAGGCCTAGCTTGACGAAGAGACGAAGCGAGAGCCGACTCACGAGTTTAGCGCCATCAGGAGCCAGCGGAGCCGACTTGCCGAACCCCAGCTGGAGCGCAAACGCGAACACCAGCTCTGGGTTTGCGCATCGGTGGAGCACCTTCAAGAGGTACCTCCTGCAGACGCCCCTCATGGCGCACTCAACGCGGTCGCTTAGCATGGGCAACAGCGCCGGCGATGAGTCGGACCGCTTCGAGCAATGCATGAGCGAAAGCACCACCCTCCTCATGGCAGGGCGGGACGCGAGCCTCTTCAAGCCTGGCCGCCCCGTTATCAGTCGCCTGCCGACCATGAACCTGATGGATCTCGGCATTACCACTGTCGAGGAGTTCTGCACCACCGAGGACAGTGGGCTGCTTTCCGCGAGGTATTCTGAGACGGAAGCGGACCTGTCCCCCTTTCTGGAAATGACGTACCGGCCGCCGACCAACGAAAGGGATACGCTGACTGGGTCCTGCCCCTTCATCAGCGGCGAGGGTCGTGTGGAGAGTGGCGACGCGACGCGCATGCAactgcgcgtgcgcctgctcAGCTGCAAAAACCTCTTTAAGCCTGGACGCAACATGCCGAACCCGTACGTGCTACTCTCTACCATTTCCGAGTCCCACCGGTCGCGGGTGCAGTTCTGCACGACAGAGCCGCGGTTCAACGAAACCTTTCTG
It encodes:
- a CDS encoding trypanothione synthetase-like protein, which encodes MTVKTASEMSLLPYGEHQGSFRGVVACSNRDDGYFSGENNYVGTSIYTGFRYQCVEYARRFLLLTTGCVFANCGRASEIYAMDYITHVETGALYTLHHHNNDGTATQKPAPGDIIIYPYHPELTPWGHVGVISFVDDNRVGIAEQNHYFGAFTSPNESYLDGERCVARYTTLTFDEATKTWRIEEPGSMPSAVGWLSYPDAPTREQIHSPFTPLPCAIKVRSTPFHQDDHPFLTHYHLYDGFEIPSGCVRHAYGMRNGTAETLVGATSAAARVLRFTLHLLFHRGRLGPAFRALPTNPLNATLPEGAGAGTEVCREVDALFKVLAEEDVVNATETTPDVLRKAVATYFNIPLEWVMAMERDFAKGETHMAAVVSFYPNIVTDSAALETFRATRKNAGTEAAPAAGTVPQTTANASTPVAEEPLTVSYPGTVEEFPVKNPHDEAWCLAKVNFGSARVMTELSQLSKVTKELTERISLMTPSMRSFISTQYRMDFAGYLKVVEAVYGPRTGFTIVVSDDQPMDDLLRELVMTVQNLCELVEYPVRVVNEKDLTFVNGMLHATPSAASPEAGSQTTNIAPSEAYDVDFVYALCEWPRILTCKEATHAALYRAAVDPTSDVVFAKPLWSHLCSGAMNVSDDAERAHHTHSPRSTSVRFFDVCRRLYLLASPKQQPTTWDLEVSEYKDSCRRIHVNAETVPMHSPAHLNADSLMINLAGSCFMGHIGGTLRSESENTDIHVGHPASLMFMFPAD